One window of the Leptotrichia massiliensis genome contains the following:
- the cbiE gene encoding precorrin-6y C5,15-methyltransferase (decarboxylating) subunit CbiE, which yields MKNKINVLGLGPGNLDYTLPVVLKEIEKSDIIIGGKRHIESLGKYAENKEYCYIKADLQRVLDFIEENRNKKISLILSGDTGFYSMLTFMRKHFDAKELNVIPGISSIQYMFARVSEYWNDAFISSVHGREVEYVQKLREFGKIGLLTDNKNTPQKIAEILIENGMEEAIIFVGENLSYENERILELSAKEMVKVEEKFEMNVVVIYWDGKE from the coding sequence ATGAAAAATAAAATAAATGTACTTGGATTAGGTCCTGGAAATCTGGACTATACTTTGCCAGTTGTATTAAAAGAAATTGAAAAATCAGATATAATAATTGGTGGAAAACGACACATTGAAAGTCTTGGAAAATATGCAGAAAATAAAGAATATTGTTATATAAAGGCTGATTTACAAAGAGTTTTGGATTTTATCGAAGAAAATCGAAATAAAAAAATATCGCTAATCTTGTCTGGTGATACAGGTTTTTATAGCATGCTAACATTTATGAGAAAACATTTTGATGCAAAGGAACTTAACGTAATACCTGGAATTTCTTCGATCCAATATATGTTTGCAAGAGTTTCTGAATATTGGAATGATGCTTTTATATCAAGTGTTCACGGACGAGAAGTTGAGTATGTTCAAAAATTGCGTGAATTTGGGAAAATCGGACTTTTAACAGATAACAAAAATACACCTCAAAAAATAGCAGAAATACTTATTGAGAATGGCATGGAAGAGGCTATTATTTTTGTTGGAGAAAATTTGTCTTATGAAAATGAGAGAATTTTGGAACTTTCAGCAAAAGAAATGGTGAAGGTTGAGGAGAAATTTGAGATGAATGTGGTTGTGATTTATTGGGATGGGAAGGAATAG
- a CDS encoding transposase, with protein sequence MNKRSKRYTDEFKMLILELLEEGRTKKSLENEYGVATATIRKWEKEFKGIIDKKYNANEALNEIMALKRQLQQEMDKNKKLDV encoded by the coding sequence ATGAACAAGAGAAGTAAAAGGTACACAGATGAATTTAAAATGTTAATTTTAGAATTGCTAGAAGAAGGAAGAACAAAAAAATCATTAGAAAATGAATATGGGGTAGCAACGGCAACAATCAGAAAATGGGAAAAAGAATTTAAAGGAATCATAGATAAAAAATACAATGCTAACGAAGCTTTAAATGAAATCATGGCCTTAAAAAGGCAGCTGCAACAAGAAATGGATAAAAATAAAAAATTAGATGTATAG
- a CDS encoding ClC family H(+)/Cl(-) exchange transporter — MWKIKKEEGNKMAKDVLHELRDINSLKSRRNNVVLILLCFLVGIFSGIIVGTYTLMLKKMSIFREFFTTNLEFHKIFIGIAVFVIMGLAMQFMLTKYPLISGSGIPQVSGLLTKKVKFKWFGELVTKFVGGILAIGAGMSMGREGPSVHLGALVGSGVKEITKRSEVEEKYLVTCGASAGISSTFNAPLAGVIFSLEELHKFFSPLLLICTLVASGTSNFVSRMILGSQTSFQYNFMLPKGIPYYIFALITVVFCVIITITGKAFSYFLLLIQRHYRKIKINKYVKIALFMVMAYVIAVFFSEITGGGHELIEEMFGKDVILRTLIIILALKFFYTMLCYATGAPGGIFLPMLVIGALTGKVYGVILNQYFAIPNEVIVHFMLLGMAAYFTAVVRAPITGITLILEMTGNFSYLYMLIIVCTITYIFTELLKMEPIYERLYFNMFQKQILEEDKKKRRMQKRFKRLEILEKWWKNKKIEIGIKTDEKNIKDKIVTLLIPVGANSEFDNKTVKELNLPENLLIVSVRKAGKDSIARGDTLIQSGNQLVIITDYTTAQKYAVELKEKGMKIVD; from the coding sequence TTGTGGAAAATAAAAAAGGAAGAAGGAAATAAAATGGCAAAAGATGTTTTACATGAACTAAGGGATATAAATTCACTAAAATCAAGACGGAATAATGTGGTACTTATATTATTGTGTTTTCTAGTAGGGATTTTTTCAGGAATAATTGTCGGAACATATACATTAATGTTAAAAAAAATGTCGATTTTCAGGGAATTTTTTACAACAAATCTGGAATTTCATAAAATATTTATTGGAATAGCAGTTTTTGTTATTATGGGGTTAGCCATGCAATTTATGCTTACAAAATATCCGTTAATTAGTGGGAGTGGAATTCCTCAGGTTAGTGGACTGCTTACGAAAAAAGTGAAATTTAAATGGTTTGGGGAACTGGTTACGAAATTTGTGGGAGGAATATTAGCAATTGGAGCTGGAATGTCTATGGGACGTGAAGGGCCTTCGGTTCATTTGGGGGCTTTGGTTGGCTCTGGAGTAAAGGAAATTACAAAACGTTCTGAAGTAGAGGAGAAATATCTCGTAACATGTGGAGCAAGTGCTGGAATTTCTTCAACATTCAATGCGCCACTAGCAGGAGTTATCTTTTCGCTTGAAGAATTGCATAAATTTTTCTCGCCGTTATTGTTAATTTGTACTCTTGTGGCAAGTGGAACCTCAAATTTTGTTTCGAGGATGATTTTAGGCTCACAAACTTCATTTCAATACAATTTTATGCTTCCAAAAGGCATACCATATTATATATTTGCTCTTATAACGGTTGTTTTCTGCGTTATAATTACAATTACTGGAAAAGCGTTCAGCTATTTTTTATTGCTTATTCAAAGACATTATAGAAAAATAAAAATTAATAAATATGTAAAAATAGCTTTGTTTATGGTAATGGCATACGTTATTGCCGTATTTTTTAGTGAAATAACAGGTGGTGGACACGAACTTATTGAGGAAATGTTTGGGAAAGATGTTATTCTAAGGACACTTATTATAATTTTAGCTTTGAAATTTTTTTATACAATGCTTTGCTATGCAACAGGAGCACCTGGCGGAATTTTCTTGCCGATGCTTGTAATAGGAGCTTTAACAGGAAAAGTATACGGAGTAATATTAAATCAGTATTTTGCAATTCCTAACGAAGTAATCGTTCATTTCATGCTGCTTGGAATGGCTGCCTATTTTACAGCAGTTGTGAGAGCTCCGATTACGGGAATCACGTTAATTCTCGAAATGACAGGAAATTTTTCGTATCTTTATATGTTAATAATTGTCTGCACAATAACTTATATTTTTACAGAATTGCTTAAAATGGAGCCAATTTACGAACGGCTTTACTTTAATATGTTTCAGAAGCAGATTTTAGAGGAAGACAAGAAAAAAAGAAGAATGCAGAAACGTTTTAAGAGACTGGAAATTTTGGAAAAATGGTGGAAAAATAAAAAAATTGAAATTGGAATAAAGACAGACGAAAAAAATATAAAGGATAAAATAGTAACACTTTTAATTCCTGTAGGAGCAAATTCTGAATTTGATAATAAGACAGTTAAGGAATTGAATCTACCTGAAAACCTTCTTATTGTGAGTGTACGTAAGGCAGGAAAAGATAGTATCGCACGGGGAGATACATTAATTCAGAGCGGAAATCAGCTTGTGATTATTACAGATTATACGACAGCTCAGAAGTATGCTGTGGAATTGAAGGAAAAGGGAATGAAAATAGTGGATTAA
- a CDS encoding DUF4132 domain-containing protein, with product MIKDEVVENLVSEVEEDSHRSKIKEFLNGEIDNFLDINKKSLKFVNNFKMENYMEEDVFFESEAGKILLKYFRYMYNNFPNELSYQFSNFPLKYKIFKLLNFSEEFVKKDFENNLEMKNKTVFVESCKYFLNYFENLAYEYVENYKKYCDNFLLKIGILIIIRNSDNKNSEEIRKLENIFVNYIKNKIDKYNINEIFEKYLDNGNFIRYFINVEALNLEKTRKYVEKIFFLVLKKNIGISKVISEGIELFIMFSEIEFSSTNSNYYYRNKIFDNLKKIFKKYYFSHGQKLYLLVNYGTNVIFYNFDYSKKMYDLFLDTIKENVINSKAFFKDNLKGNKIICLFLLHFFIKYDLIDEKEKSKFLVRAENILISNLKKLFKTKVWKWKSKEFKNLEFLKKDKIDWKNIKVQCLRNKDGKALVQKDTIVFSLLKYSEMYKKVFQFFVNGVEKIDLFTDIFERYSVIYDMNDLKLILDEMWDYNLSINFINQKYFEYTAKTGCENENNKIWIEFLHRHEKELYKSFGNDAELKNVEKYVEILYSKDNNFDYFQLPKLLLKADKNTGQKIEKILRKKPEIRKEVEKLLENTFAPAVQIARNLIRYWDNVEAQRELKNLTNPKEIFEYSENICLKKHEENAIFSSLVDYGMIRIRKSEEKVPEKLMKFYISEYILENDIKTIEVCNKIEQIVDRSDLRKFIAKIFQKWKEHRFNPKYKNIFIPLILTSNIKIINDNMIGIIDTLVSEYNKVAVAAYGIRVLALRNETKEIGILVKGFLNNYKDKRIKMASDQTLDIIAENGGITRDELNDILIPDFEFGQDRTRIFDYGERKIKAKIDIMNTPANIIAYDEEGKILKGLPKASKKFNDVENAVEEYRREVKYIKKQIKEIITEQSSNLLRALFLERKWKTKRWIEIFIKNPVMQEFAVQLIWKETDENGKLIKTFRCMDNGAFKMSQNQECTLNENSFINVLYFPELSKKEQKHWEENFKNEKIKQPINQINMTVYKITEKNQEKIEILDYNKKGFLVNKMRKKAEKCGFEISYGNDGLGYGCHYYDKKTNIDIRILTNSFYPGEYTKTLHIEKILFLEINNENFLKLKEVPQRILSLACFIAEILIG from the coding sequence ATGATTAAAGATGAGGTGGTTGAAAACCTTGTTAGTGAGGTGGAAGAAGATTCTCACCGCAGTAAAATTAAAGAATTTTTAAATGGAGAGATAGATAATTTTTTAGATATTAATAAAAAAAGTTTGAAATTTGTTAATAATTTTAAAATGGAAAATTATATGGAAGAAGACGTTTTTTTTGAAAGTGAAGCAGGGAAAATATTGTTAAAATATTTTAGGTATATGTATAATAATTTTCCTAATGAACTGAGTTATCAATTTTCAAATTTTCCATTGAAATATAAAATATTTAAACTGTTAAACTTCTCAGAAGAATTTGTAAAAAAAGATTTTGAAAATAATTTAGAAATGAAAAATAAGACAGTTTTTGTTGAAAGCTGTAAATATTTTTTGAATTATTTTGAAAATCTGGCGTATGAATATGTCGAAAATTATAAAAAATATTGTGATAATTTTTTATTAAAAATCGGTATTTTAATAATTATTAGAAATAGTGATAATAAAAATAGTGAAGAAATAAGAAAATTAGAAAATATTTTTGTAAATTATATAAAAAATAAGATAGATAAATATAATATAAATGAAATATTTGAAAAATATTTGGATAATGGTAATTTTATAAGATATTTTATAAATGTGGAAGCTTTAAATTTGGAAAAAACTAGAAAATATGTTGAAAAGATATTTTTTTTGGTGTTAAAAAAGAATATAGGTATTTCAAAAGTTATTTCTGAAGGAATTGAATTATTTATTATGTTTTCTGAAATAGAATTTTCATCGACAAATAGTAACTATTATTATAGAAATAAAATATTTGATAATTTAAAGAAAATTTTTAAGAAATATTATTTTTCGCATGGGCAAAAACTTTATTTACTCGTTAATTATGGAACAAATGTTATTTTTTACAATTTTGATTATTCCAAAAAAATGTATGATTTATTTTTGGATACAATAAAAGAAAATGTTATAAATAGTAAAGCATTTTTCAAAGATAATTTGAAAGGGAATAAAATAATATGTTTGTTTTTGCTTCATTTTTTTATAAAATATGATTTAATTGATGAAAAGGAAAAATCTAAATTTCTTGTAAGAGCTGAAAATATTCTAATTAGCAATTTGAAAAAATTATTTAAGACAAAAGTTTGGAAATGGAAATCAAAAGAATTTAAAAATCTTGAATTTTTGAAGAAAGATAAAATTGATTGGAAAAATATTAAAGTGCAATGTTTGAGAAATAAGGATGGAAAGGCTTTGGTACAGAAGGATACGATAGTTTTTTCATTATTAAAGTATTCTGAAATGTATAAAAAAGTTTTTCAATTTTTTGTAAATGGAGTAGAGAAAATAGACTTATTTACAGATATATTTGAGAGATATTCTGTAATTTATGATATGAATGATTTGAAATTAATATTGGATGAAATGTGGGATTACAATTTATCAATTAATTTTATAAATCAAAAATATTTTGAATATACTGCCAAAACAGGCTGTGAAAATGAAAATAATAAAATTTGGATAGAATTTTTGCATAGGCATGAGAAAGAGCTTTACAAGAGCTTTGGAAATGACGCTGAATTGAAAAATGTGGAAAAATATGTGGAAATTTTATACTCAAAGGATAATAATTTTGATTATTTTCAGCTGCCAAAATTATTGTTAAAAGCGGATAAAAATACAGGACAAAAAATTGAAAAAATTTTAAGAAAAAAACCAGAAATAAGAAAAGAAGTGGAAAAATTGCTGGAAAATACATTTGCACCAGCGGTACAAATTGCAAGGAATTTAATTAGATATTGGGACAATGTGGAAGCTCAAAGGGAGCTAAAAAATTTGACAAATCCAAAAGAAATTTTTGAATATTCTGAAAATATTTGTCTGAAAAAACATGAGGAAAATGCCATATTTAGTAGTTTAGTTGATTACGGAATGATAAGAATAAGAAAAAGTGAGGAAAAGGTTCCTGAAAAGTTAATGAAATTTTATATTTCAGAATATATTTTGGAAAATGATATAAAAACTATCGAGGTTTGTAATAAAATTGAGCAAATAGTAGACAGAAGCGATTTGAGAAAATTTATTGCAAAAATTTTTCAAAAATGGAAGGAACATAGATTTAATCCTAAATATAAAAATATTTTTATTCCATTAATACTTACTTCTAATATAAAGATAATCAATGATAATATGATAGGTATTATTGACACACTTGTCAGTGAATACAATAAAGTCGCAGTTGCAGCTTATGGAATAAGAGTTCTTGCTTTAAGAAATGAAACGAAGGAAATTGGAATATTAGTAAAAGGTTTTTTAAACAATTACAAAGATAAACGGATAAAAATGGCTTCTGATCAGACACTTGACATAATTGCGGAAAATGGTGGGATTACACGTGATGAGCTAAATGATATTTTGATTCCTGATTTTGAATTTGGACAGGATAGAACAAGAATTTTTGATTATGGTGAAAGAAAGATTAAGGCAAAAATTGATATTATGAATACACCTGCTAATATCATTGCTTATGATGAAGAAGGAAAAATCTTAAAGGGTCTTCCGAAAGCAAGTAAAAAGTTTAATGATGTAGAAAATGCAGTTGAAGAGTACAGAAGAGAAGTGAAATATATAAAAAAACAGATAAAGGAAATCATAACAGAACAGTCAAGTAATTTGTTGAGAGCATTGTTTTTAGAACGTAAATGGAAAACAAAAAGATGGATTGAAATTTTTATAAAAAATCCAGTTATGCAAGAATTTGCAGTTCAGCTTATTTGGAAAGAAACTGATGAAAATGGGAAATTAATAAAAACATTTAGGTGCATGGATAATGGGGCTTTCAAAATGTCCCAAAACCAAGAATGTACTTTAAATGAGAATAGCTTTATAAATGTATTGTATTTTCCAGAACTTTCAAAAAAGGAACAAAAACATTGGGAAGAAAACTTCAAAAATGAAAAAATAAAACAGCCAATAAATCAAATTAATATGACTGTTTACAAAATCACAGAAAAAAATCAGGAAAAAATAGAAATTTTGGATTATAATAAAAAAGGTTTTTTAGTTAATAAAATGCGAAAAAAAGCTGAAAAATGTGGCTTTGAAATTAGTTATGGAAATGATGGATTAGGATATGGATGCCATTACTATGATAAAAAAACAAATATAGACATAAGAATTTTAACAAATTCATTTTATCCTGGCGAATATACAAAAACATTACACATAGAAAAAATACTGTTTTTAGAAATTAATAACGAGAATTTTTTAAAATTAAAGGAAGTTCCACAGCGGATATTAAGTTTAGCTTGTTTTATAGCAGAAATTTTGATTGGTTAG
- a CDS encoding DDE-type integrase/transposase/recombinase, producing MSSISEIYRVRQRAIEYAIKHNNNSKAAVKYKTSRQQIKRWRDRYDGTVQSLLPKSRRPKSHPNQHTQEEIELVIKKYRKFGYEGLAEVYVKARKEGYSRTYDSMCRIIRKMKGNAKEKPKKQHKRKKKIEQAKYPGERVQIDIKYVPEECIKFGTRDQKYYQITALDEYTRKRVLRIADEKSTYQTAKFLENLEKELGFDIKKVQTDNGKEFTNSESDKKTLFEVKLEEKGIEYVTTRPYSPWENGKVERSHRLDSKYYADKKFKSKEELLRSIKKYNTRYNNISRKVLGFKSPNEVLKEYKENQ from the coding sequence ATGAGTAGTATATCAGAAATATACCGTGTTCGTCAACGGGCAATTGAGTATGCAATAAAACATAATAATAATTCAAAGGCAGCAGTGAAATATAAGACATCACGTCAGCAGATAAAACGTTGGAGAGACAGATACGACGGCACAGTCCAATCTCTTCTACCAAAAAGCAGAAGACCTAAAAGCCACCCAAACCAACACACGCAAGAAGAAATAGAACTGGTTATAAAAAAATACAGGAAATTTGGCTATGAAGGGCTAGCAGAAGTTTATGTCAAAGCAAGAAAGGAAGGCTACAGCCGTACATACGATTCAATGTGCAGGATAATAAGGAAAATGAAGGGCAATGCCAAAGAAAAGCCTAAAAAGCAGCATAAAAGAAAAAAGAAGATTGAACAGGCTAAGTACCCTGGGGAAAGAGTACAGATAGACATAAAATATGTTCCAGAAGAATGCATAAAGTTTGGCACACGTGACCAGAAGTATTATCAAATAACGGCATTAGATGAATATACAAGAAAAAGAGTGTTAAGGATAGCAGATGAAAAAAGCACCTATCAGACTGCAAAGTTTCTAGAGAACTTGGAAAAGGAGCTGGGATTTGACATAAAGAAAGTTCAGACGGACAATGGGAAAGAGTTCACAAATTCTGAAAGTGATAAGAAAACGCTGTTTGAGGTGAAACTGGAGGAGAAGGGGATAGAGTACGTGACAACCCGTCCATATTCGCCGTGGGAGAATGGAAAAGTGGAAAGAAGCCACAGGCTTGACAGCAAGTACTATGCAGACAAGAAATTTAAAAGCAAGGAAGAACTGTTAAGGTCAATAAAGAAATACAATACAAGATACAACAACATATCAAGAAAAGTACTAGGCTTTAAGAGTCCAAATGAAGTATTAAAAGAGTACAAGGAAAATCAGTAG
- a CDS encoding FAD:protein FMN transferase, with product MMYKVQVRFLFHSDIKIKIPESYDDSVFDRLFGILENVNEKYNSYAENSYIDKINKNSGHFVKVNDETISILNNIIHLSKIIGGEYDITVMPLIRLWGFYKQTPILPSFDKIKKAKRIVDYKKIIIDKKKKRVKIEKNQEIITGSFIKAYAIEKMAQEMKKIGIKDAIVNAGGSSIIAIDEWGIIAENPEEEKEILRNADGMPVRITKYGYNGKNEDNDLFEIKIKNTSYSTSNQKNTYLLINNEKYGHIISPRTGFPSQNKQVGIITKSAFFGDIISTGMYNQTPEKFYEIMGKLSEEMEISGFLINKAGKIFYFNMEEYFCGK from the coding sequence ATGATGTATAAGGTTCAAGTACGTTTTTTATTTCATTCGGATATAAAAATTAAAATACCTGAAAGCTATGATGATTCTGTTTTTGACAGGTTATTTGGAATTTTAGAAAATGTGAATGAAAAGTATAATTCTTATGCTGAAAATTCGTATATTGATAAAATAAATAAAAATAGTGGACATTTTGTAAAAGTAAATGATGAAACCATAAGTATTTTGAATAATATTATTCATTTATCAAAAATTATTGGTGGAGAGTATGACATTACAGTAATGCCTCTTATAAGATTGTGGGGTTTTTATAAACAAACCCCCATTTTGCCATCTTTTGATAAAATAAAAAAAGCGAAAAGGATTGTGGATTATAAAAAGATAATTATTGATAAAAAGAAAAAGCGGGTAAAAATTGAAAAGAATCAGGAAATTATAACGGGTTCATTTATAAAGGCGTATGCAATAGAAAAAATGGCTCAGGAGATGAAAAAAATTGGGATAAAGGACGCAATTGTAAATGCTGGCGGAAGCAGTATCATTGCTATTGATGAATGGGGCATTATCGCTGAAAATCCTGAGGAAGAAAAAGAAATATTAAGAAATGCCGATGGAATGCCTGTAAGAATAACAAAGTATGGGTATAATGGAAAAAATGAAGATAATGATTTATTTGAAATAAAAATAAAAAATACAAGTTATTCCACTTCTAATCAGAAAAACACATATCTTTTGATAAATAACGAAAAATACGGACACATTATAAGTCCCAGAACTGGTTTTCCTTCTCAAAATAAACAAGTCGGAATAATTACAAAAAGTGCCTTTTTTGGTGATATTATTTCAACAGGGATGTATAACCAGACACCTGAAAAATTTTATGAAATTATGGGAAAATTATCTGAAGAAATGGAAATTTCAGGATTTTTGATTAATAAGGCAGGAAAGATATTTTATTTTAATATGGAAGAATATTTTTGTGGAAAATAA
- the glpK gene encoding glycerol kinase GlpK, whose translation MDNQKKYIIALDQGTTSSRAIIFDKNLNIIEKSQKEFTQIFPQPGWVEHNPMEIWASQRSVLTEVIAQSGISLKDVAAIGITNQRETVIVWDKNTGEPVYNAIVWQCRRTAEICEELKSRGLEDYVKENTGLIIDAYFSGTKVKWILDNVKGAREKAENGELLFGTVDTWLVWKLTGGKVHVTDFTNASRTMLFNIKNLEWDQKILKELNIPESMLPEVRNSSEVYGKTRMGITIGEENGTSIPISGIAGDQQAALFGQAGFHTGDIKNTYGTGCFMLMNTGNKCIKSNNGLLTTIAIGIDGKVEYALEGSIFIGGAVIQWLRDELRFFDKASDTEYFAQQVDDNGGVYLVPAFVGLGSPYWDMYARGTIVGLTRGSNKNHIIRAALESIAYQSKDLINAMKEDSGIEINSLKVDGGATANNFLMQFQSDILNTKVLRPEIIETTALGAAYLAGLAVGFWKNKEEIKKNWRLNKEFTPDLPDNLREKYYIHWKKAVEKAKSWEED comes from the coding sequence ATGGATAATCAAAAAAAATATATAATCGCTCTAGATCAAGGAACAACTAGCTCACGTGCAATTATTTTTGATAAAAATCTTAACATTATTGAGAAATCTCAAAAGGAATTTACGCAGATTTTTCCACAGCCGGGATGGGTTGAGCATAATCCTATGGAAATATGGGCAAGCCAGCGTTCCGTTCTTACCGAAGTTATCGCACAATCTGGAATCTCTCTAAAGGATGTAGCGGCAATCGGAATTACAAATCAAAGGGAAACTGTAATCGTGTGGGATAAAAATACTGGTGAACCTGTTTATAACGCAATTGTCTGGCAATGCAGACGAACGGCTGAAATTTGCGAAGAATTGAAAAGCCGTGGACTTGAAGATTATGTAAAGGAAAATACAGGGCTGATAATTGACGCTTATTTTTCAGGGACAAAAGTGAAATGGATTCTTGACAATGTGAAAGGTGCAAGGGAAAAAGCTGAAAATGGGGAACTGCTTTTTGGAACGGTTGATACTTGGCTTGTATGGAAATTGACTGGCGGAAAAGTGCATGTTACTGATTTTACAAACGCTTCCAGAACTATGCTTTTTAACATAAAAAATTTAGAATGGGACCAAAAAATTTTAAAGGAACTTAACATTCCAGAAAGTATGCTTCCAGAAGTTAGAAACTCAAGCGAAGTTTACGGAAAAACAAGAATGGGAATTACGATTGGTGAAGAAAACGGTACTTCCATTCCAATTTCAGGTATCGCTGGAGATCAGCAGGCGGCGTTGTTTGGGCAGGCTGGATTTCATACTGGAGATATAAAAAATACTTACGGAACAGGATGCTTTATGCTTATGAATACTGGGAACAAGTGCATAAAATCAAATAATGGCTTACTTACAACTATTGCCATTGGGATTGACGGGAAAGTGGAATATGCTCTGGAAGGAAGTATTTTTATTGGCGGGGCTGTTATCCAGTGGCTTCGTGACGAATTAAGGTTTTTTGACAAGGCTTCTGATACAGAATATTTTGCACAGCAAGTCGATGATAACGGTGGCGTTTACTTAGTTCCAGCATTTGTTGGATTAGGCTCGCCATACTGGGATATGTACGCCCGTGGTACAATCGTTGGGCTTACCCGTGGATCTAATAAAAACCACATAATTCGTGCTGCCCTCGAATCCATCGCCTACCAGTCAAAAGACTTGATAAACGCAATGAAAGAAGATTCAGGTATTGAAATAAATTCTCTAAAAGTCGATGGTGGTGCAACAGCAAACAATTTTCTTATGCAATTTCAAAGCGATATTTTAAATACAAAAGTTTTACGTCCTGAAATTATCGAAACAACTGCATTAGGCGCTGCCTATTTGGCTGGACTTGCTGTTGGATTCTGGAAAAATAAAGAAGAAATCAAAAAAAACTGGCGTTTAAATAAGGAATTTACACCAGACTTACCTGACAATTTAAGGGAAAAATATTATATCCATTGGAAAAAGGCGGTTGAAAAAGCTAAAAGCTGGGAAGAAGATTAA
- a CDS encoding SemiSWEET family transporter, whose amino-acid sequence MNKKKINTLVGSIGAFIGIIVFITYIPQIIANIGGQKAQPWQPLSASISCLIWVIYGWTKEPKKDYILIVPNAAGVILGFLTFITAL is encoded by the coding sequence ATGAACAAAAAGAAAATTAACACATTAGTTGGCTCAATAGGAGCATTTATAGGGATAATTGTATTTATAACATATATTCCCCAAATTATTGCCAATATAGGTGGACAAAAAGCACAGCCGTGGCAACCACTTTCCGCCTCAATTTCATGTTTAATATGGGTAATTTACGGATGGACTAAAGAACCTAAAAAAGATTATATTTTAATTGTGCCAAATGCAGCAGGGGTAATATTAGGATTTTTGACTTTTATTACAGCACTTTAA
- a CDS encoding IS3 family transposase: MYDIIKSIWQDSRKTYGAVRIHKKLRKLGLEVNIKRVRRLMKKNQIKSIIHKKFRNYNKSDDMKETARNILKRNFDTKKLNEKWVSDITYI, translated from the coding sequence TTGTACGATATAATAAAATCAATATGGCAAGACAGCAGAAAAACTTACGGAGCAGTAAGAATTCATAAAAAACTAAGAAAGTTAGGATTAGAAGTAAATATAAAACGAGTCAGAAGATTGATGAAGAAAAATCAGATAAAGTCAATAATTCATAAAAAATTTAGAAATTATAACAAATCAGACGACATGAAAGAAACAGCAAGAAATATTTTAAAAAGAAATTTTGATACAAAAAAATTAAATGAAAAATGGGTAAGTGATATAACATATATTTGA